The genome window GCCTGCCTTGTGGCATAAATTTCATTTCTTAACGTGTAAAGGTTATGTATAGCGATCTTTTCTTCCCTCTCGCCCTTATCTAAAGATTTTAATTCGTTGATGGTGTGAGTTGAGCATACTGGACATGAACACTCTAGATGGAATAAATCTTCGAGTCTCACCGTACCACGATTCGTCATATAACGATCATCTCTAGCGTATAGGATATAAGATGCTGAATCGAAGAGATCACAACCCAATGCGACTGCTAAAGGTATGGTTAAGGGATGGCCCGCACCGAAGAGGTGCAGTGGTTTATTTAAGGGTAGATTCTGCTTCGTGGTGATGATCATCTTCATAAGTAATTTAAAGTCATAATTCTCCATGATCTTTGTAGGGCTTCCGAGGGCGTATATATCGAAGTTTAAACGGGCCATCTCTCGAGCCGAAGTTTTAAGGAGTGAGAGATACTTGCCACCCTGTACAGGGCCCACCCATAAAGCCCTCCTCTCTTTAATCTCAAGGGTCTGTTTCGATGCCATGATAGTGGCCTTAATGGTCTCTTCAGCGTACTGCTTCGAAACATCTAGGCCAGTAGGCTTATCAAGTACTACAGCTATATCAGAGCCTATCGCCTCTTGAAACCTCGCCATCTCTAACGGTGTAGTATCGAGCTCACCATACTCTAACACTTGATAACCTCCAGAGTCTGTAGCGATAATACCATCAAAGTTCACAATGGCATGTATACCTCTCTTCTCAGCCTCCTCTCCATAATGCTTCATCGTTATGTATGCGTTGGTCATGATCGCTTCAAATCCGATCTTCTTTAATTCGGATGGAGGGATGATCTGTTTTACAGGGTGTATTACAGGCAGTATCGCAGGGGTATTTATAGAGCCTCTTGCCATCTTTAGCCTGCCTATCCTTCCAGCCAGATCGGTAGCGCGAACCTCGAACAAACTCCTCCTTAAAATTCTACAGATTTAGTTTATGTATCTATCTTTCTATCTAACATCTTCACTATCTTCTTTTCTTCTTTCTTCTTTCTTTTTATTTCCAAGCAGGTGGAGTATAGATCGTTCCTCTCTTATTAAAAAGGGAGCATTGAGTTAGAGATGATGAAGATAATGAAGATAATGAAGATGATGTAATCTATGAAAAGTTTGGAATGAGGTTCATGCACATTGCCGAATATTAAATGAATTTATGTGACCTTGCTGCCTGCAGAGATCTGTTTATCGGGCTCGATTACAGAAATCGTCTGACCATCGACCGCAGCTAACAACATCACTTCAGAATTTAACCCAAAGACCCTCCTTGGCTTTAAATTCGTAACGACTACCACGAGTTTGGACTTTAAATCCTCTGGTTTATACTGCTCACCAATCCCCGCTACCGATTGTTTGATCTCTCCGCCCAGATCGATTTTGAGCAATATAAGCCTCTTCGCGCCGGGGACCATCTCTGCCTCTACAATCTTTCCAATCCTTAAATCGATCTTCGAGAATTCTTCAAACGATACCGTTTCGATCCTATCTCCCTCCCGATCTTTCCCCCATACTCCTTATTTCATTCAGCCTATTAATGATTTCCTCTTTCTTTATCTTGGTGAATAGGGGTTTGAAGTCTACAATCTTCACAGGGAATGAAAAGTCCGATACTGCATCCGACCATTTTGGTATGTGATCCTTAACCTCCAAATTTAAGAATTGTAAGATCTTGATACTCGTGTTGGGCATGATCGGATAGAGCTCTACACCTAGGGCCTTCACGATCCTTGCAGCGATGTAGAGGGCAGCTTCACCAGCCTTTCTATCGGTTTGAAAGAGCCTCCAAGGCTCCGTCGCATTTAAGTATCTGTTACCTTCTTCAGCTTGTGAAAGTGTGAGCTTTACTGCCTTCTGAATTTCGAACGATTCGTAAGATTGGGTGATCTTATTATGTGTTTCACAGATGGTTTCGATCTCTTTCTTACCTTCCTCACCGATTTCAGGTCTATAAGGAATCTCTCCATTCATGAAGCGTTTTATCGCCGATAATGTCCTCTGTACAAAATTCCCGATCTTATCGTTAAGTTCACTATTCACCTTCTCCTCCAAAAGGTCGTATGTAAAGTTCACATCACCACTCTCCGGCCTGATCGATAGTAGTGTGTAGCGCCAGTAATCGGCGGGTAAAAGCTCCAACGCTTCATCGATCCATATTCCAATCCTTTTACTCTTTGAAAATTTCTTCCCTTCAAACTGTAAGAATTCTGTGGAGCTTATCACCGTTGGTAGTGTGTAATTCTGCTTCGAGGCCAGTAAAAGTCCGGTGAAGATGACGGAGTGGAATGGGATATTATCCTTTCCTATGAAGAAGGCGGTCTTCGTATCGGGATCGAGCCAATAATCCTTCCACCTCTCCTCCTCGCCACGATTCTTAAAGTATTCGATAACGGCTGATACATATCCTAGTACAGCCTCCATCCACACGTAGATCGTCTTACCCTCAGCACCTTCGAATGGTGCCGGTATGCCCCATGAAGTGTCACGTGTAATCGATCTTGGCTTTAAACCCTCCTCGATCCAGCTGAGGCTGAATCTCACAACATTCTCCGAGAGATACTTATTATTGAGGATGTAATGCTTTATCTGATCACTTAACTTAGGTAGATCGAAGAACCATTGCTTGGTTTTTCTTATCTCTGTAGGGCCATGGCATATCGTACAGTATGGATTTATGAGAAGCTCCGCTTCTAAAGGCTTACCACAACTCTCACACTGATCACCTCTAGCTCCGATTGCGTGGCAATAAGGACACGTACCTTCTACAAATCTATCTGGTAGGAACTTTTTATCATTCGGGCAATAATGGATATATTCATCCTTCGTAAAGATGTAGCCATTCTCATAAATCCTTCTGTAGTGATCCTGTACAAATTTTATATGAACGGGACTTTCAGTCCTCGTGTAGTTATCGAATGAAATATCCCACCTCTTAAAGAGCTCGCTGATCAATCTATGGTTCCTATCTGCGAATTCTCTTACTGGGATGTTTCTCCTTAAGGCTTCTATCTCTACAGGCGTCCCATGCTCATCCGAGCCAGATACCATGATCACTGAGTGGCCATTCATCCTCAAGAACCTCGCTATGACATCGGCAGATAGTACAGAGCCGATCAGATTCCCTAAGTGAGGCACATCTGACGAATATGGCCACGCCGATGTTACGACCCACTTTGCCAACTTACTCTAAACCTTTACGTACTCTACTGATTACTGATTAATATGTACAACGCTCTTAATTATTTAAATTTCAAATTTCAACCGATCTAATTTCGAATTCGCTTCAGATGAGTTGACTTTAGACGGCCCACGATTGGGCATACTCGATCTGCTCATCGGTCAATCGATCGATCCTTATACCCATGACCTCCAGAGTAGTCTGGGCTACTTCACGGTCTATCTCCATCGGCACATTATGGACCTTTCTCTCCAACTTCCCTTCATTATCTATGAGGTATACGACGGACATCAATTGATTAGAGAATGAAAGTGACATTACTTCCGGTGGGTGGCCCTCCGCCGCTACAAGGTTCGCAATCCTACCTTGACCGATCAAATAGACCTTTTTACCATCCTTCAATCGATACTCTTCCACATACTTTCTTACTTCGCCCTTATTCTCAGCGAACTTCCTTAAGTTGGCCACATCGATCTCAACATCGAAGTGCCCTGCATTCGCTAATATCGCCCCATCCTTCATCCTTTCGATATGCTCCATCCTAATCACTCTCGTCTGGCCGGTAGCCGTTATGAATATATCCCCTTCCTCCGCAGCCTCCATCAGGGGCTTGACTTCGAACCCATCCATCCTCGCCTCCAAAGCCTTCAATGGGTCGACTTCACACACGATTACGATAGCGCCCAGACCTCTGGCCCTCATCGCTATACCCTTGCCCACCCATCCATAACCACATACCACGACCTTCTTACCAGCGATCAGAAGGCTCGTAGCTCTTAATATACCATCGAATGTGCTCTGCCCAGTACCGTATCTGTTATCGAAGAGAAACTTTGTATAGGCGTTATTCACCGCTATAACTGGATACCTTAACCTTTGGGCTTTCTCTAAGGCTCTTAATCTAATCACACCCGTGGTAGTTTCTTCGGTACCACCGATCAAATTTAGGTTCGCAAATTCACCTTCTTCATGTATCATAACGTGGGCATCTGAACCATCATCCATCACTATATCCGGTTTGGCCCTTAGGATCGTGCGAATACAATCGAAGTACTCATCTATACTCTCACCCCTCCATGCGAATACATTCACGCCCTGTGAGACAAGGTAGGCTGCGATGTCATCCTGTGTAGATAATGGATTTGCCGCTGCCGAATATACATCAGCACCGAGCTTCTTCAGACCCATGATAAGGACGGAGGTCTCTTTCGTTACATGGAGGCAAGTGGCTATACATCTATTCTCTAGAGGCCTTTTATGTGATAACTTTTCGATGATCTTTACCAAAGTGGGCATATTGCTGTATGCCCACTTATAAGACTTCTCACCCTGTAGGTAAAGCGATGGGTCTGCTATGCGGCTCTGCAAATAGACACACCAAACTTCAAATATTCATCCATTTACTAACCTACCGCATCCTTTAAAGCTTCCTTGCAAGGGCAGTTCCTTTCCTCTGGTACTCTAGGGATCGTATTGGCCAGGATCTTCATAGTCTTCTCCACATTCTTCTCCAAAGTTTCAAATACTTCTTTACGGGTTACGGGCTTCTCAGCCCACACATCGTAATCTGTTACAGTCGCGATATTGACGTAACAGATTTCAGCCTCTCGAGCAAGAACACATTCGGGGATCAAGGTCATACCGATGATATCAGCACCCCATGAACGAAACAGTTTTGATTCAGCACGGGTTGAGAATCTTGGACCCTCGATACATACGTAAGTGCCCCTCTCATGTATCGGATAATTCAACTCTTTACCCACGTTGATCACGACGTTGCGAAGTTCGGGGCAGAAGGGATCGGCCATCGATATGTGGCATACTTGGCTACCTTCATAGAATGTAGATACACGTGATGTAGTGCGATCGATAAATTGATCCGGTACGACGATATGGCCTGGTGCGATACCTTCTCTTAAGCTCCCTACCGCTGAAGGGGCAAGGATCCTTGTAACACCCAACGATTTTAACGCCCAGATATTTGCACGATAATTTATCTTATGTGGAGGTATACGATGTCTTCTTCCATGGCGAGGGATGAATGCGATTCTGCGCCCTTTAAAGTTACCAATAGTCACGAAGTCTGATGTCTCTCCGTAAGGTGTGTATATTTTATGCTCCGTTACATCCTCTAACAGCTCTAACAACTCATAGACGCCGGTCCCTCCTATGATCCCTATCTCAGCCTTTAGCTCACTCATCTACCATCACCATCACTTACCTTTACTCAATATTTTAATCTTAACTCAGCAACCCCATCGCTATTAACTTATCAAGTATGATAGATGCAGCCTCGCTCGGTTGAATCTTATCACTTTCGATGACGATCTCTGGATTCAACGGCTCTTCGTATGGAACATCCACACCGGGGACCTCGCCCAACCCGGCCTTCTCCTTACCACTCTTTAACCTCTCTAAAGCATTCAAGTATATCTTCTTCCTTACGAAATCCTGAAGCCTCTCTGTCTCTCTCTGAATACAAACCTCGATGGGGCACTTGATGTACACTTCGATAAATCTTGGCATAATACTCCTTGCGAACTCCCTCCACCTCCTCCTATGTGCTGTAGCATCTAAGAGGATATTGAGCCCTTCATCGTAGAGAAACTTCGCTATAACCACATAGGCTCTATACACGATCTCTCTTTCACGCTCATCGTAGGTTGGGTTGGGCGTTATAAGATTTCTAATTTCATCGAGTTGTAAATATCGAACATCGACACTTCTCTCTTTAAAGATCTTCAATAGCTCTCTTGCTATGGTACTCTTACCCGAACCCGGTAGGCCTGTGAGCCAGATCGAAAAGGCCAAATACATCACTCGAGATAAGAGTTGACCTTACTCGGTTCGAACGATTTCTCAGCTAGAATATTGTGGGCAAAGTTAAAGATCTTCCTCCTGACCTCATTCGTAATCGTTGGGTACCAGATCGGTGATGCGATTACCAAACATCGGAATGTGTAGAATAGAGGTAGAGCCTCTAATAATTCAAGGTCTTGAGTCTTTTCAAGGTACGTGTTAAGGAATAGATCGTAAAGATCTTGAAACTCTCCCCTTAGCTCTCCATACTTACGCAATGAGAAGAAGATGTAATTTATACTCATCGCCGCCACATCATCGGCAGGTTCTCCAAACTCTCCCCTGCTCCTATCGAGTAGAGTAAAGTCGATACCCTCTCTAAATATTACATTCCAAGGGTGAAAATCGCCATGGACTTGAGATAATCGATGAACCTTCCTCTTCAATCTCCACCTATGCTCGATACACTTCTTTTCGATCTCTTCGAGCTCACCATCTCTAAGAAAACTTAAGTTGTAAGGGTAGCTGTCGGCAAGTCCAAAGATACACTCCCCATGGCCTACGGTATCTCGAATCTTTCTAATGTAGAGCTCCGGATCATCCTTCTTTACATTATGAATCTCTGTAAGGTAGAGCGATAGGGCTTTAACCCTTTCTTTATCAAGATCCATCAACCTCCCTTCACTATATATCCTCTCAAGGTCATAGATGTATTCTCTCCCTTCGACCTTCTCCTCGAGTATAAAAAATTCTTCAACTTCGCCCAACGATAAAAGCCCCCCATCCTTTCTGAATCCACCGATATCGAATACCCTCGCATGCTTCGGGAGTTTATTCCATGTATCATAAGCCAAGATGAGGTTGCTAACTCTATCACTTCGATAATCGTGGCCGAAGCCCCTATCGATCCTCATCGAAGATATTACCACTTGCCTTCTCACACCTTCGATACTGAATGTAACGAGCAATGGGACTCCATAACCATACTCCTTTATATCGCTGACCCTCTCTTCTTTTTCTTTAAGATCTCCGAAGTATTCAACCTTAACCTTCGATTTAAATACGTTAGAGAGGTAGATCTCCAAATCTTTGATATTTAAGAACATCTATACCATCAAAGTTTAACTTTATTCATTTCTTAAGCTTTTATACAGCGATTTATTTTTAGCTAAGTAGTTGTGAGTAATAGATGTGTGTAAATCGATGTTTGCAATATCGGGCAAAGTTGTAAACGTATTTGATGGGGAGGTTAGAAGGGAGACTGTATATATCAAAGATGAAAGGGTATTCGCTGTGGGAGATTATTCGATCAAGGTCGATAAGGTATTCGACCTTTCCGATTACTACCTCCTTCCAGGATTCATCGATGCCCACATTCATATCGAGAGTTCCATGCTTACACCTACCGAATTTGCCAAATATGCTCTTTTGCATGGGACTACATGTTTAGTACTTGAACCTCATGAAATCGCAAACGTCTGTGGCATAAAAGGTATCGAATTTATGTTGAGTAGTAAGGCGCCATTCAGATTCTTCTTCACCGCACCTTCATGTGTACCTGCTACGACTATGGAAACGTCTGCATTTCAGATCGGGGTCGATGAAGTGAAGAGTCTATTAAAGCACCCAAAGTGTGTAGGTTTGGGCGAGCTCATGAATTACGTAGGTGTTATTCAGAACGATCCGAAGGTCATTGAAAAGATTAAGGCTGCGAAGGAGCTCCATAAGGTCTGTGATGGACATGCCCCTCAGCTGAGGGGCCTCGATCTTTGCAAGTATGTGGGTGCTGGTATCCAATCCGATCATGAATGTGTGAATATCAAAGAAGCCTCTGAGAAGTTAAAACTCGGTATGTATATTATGATAAGAGAAGGTTCCGCTGCGAAGAATCTCGAATCCCTAATAGATCTGGCAAAGGGTACTGGTGGTGATAGGTGCATGTTCGTTTCCGATGATATTCATGTAAGTGAGTTGATCGAGGATGGGCATTTAGATAGAATATTGAGAAAGGCCGTATCATTAGGTTTAGATCCCATTCGATCGATCAAGATGGTCACTATAAATCCCGCTCGATACTTTGGTCTGGAAGGTTTGGGTGCGATCGCGCCCAATCACTTTGCAGATATCGTCGCTGTAAAAGATTTAAAGAGATTTGAAGTTAAAGCTGTATTCGTGAATGGAACGCTGGTCGTCGATGATGGTAAACTCATTTATGAGTTTGAACATTCATCGATCCCGAATGAAGTCCTATCTACGATCAGGGTTAGAGATTTCTCTATAGAGGATCTGAAGGTAAGATCTGGGCGTAGAAGGGATGTAAGGGTGATAAGGGTCGAAGCGAACGAAATCGTTACCAAAGGTGAAGTCGCTACGCTCGATGCAAAGGACGGCTTTCTTATACCCGATATCGATAACGATATTCTCCCACTCATCGTCTTCGAAAGGCATAAGATGTCTGGGAATATAGGAAAAGGTTTTGTCTCGGGCTTTGGATTAAAGTCTGGAGCCTTAGCCTCGACTGTAGCCCATGATTCACATAACATCGTCTGTGTGGGTGCAGATTATGAAGATATTGGTGAGGCCGTAAAGGAGTTAAGGAGGGTTGGCGGGGGTTTGATCGCTGTGAATGGTGGTAAGGTTATGGCTGAATTAAAACTCCCCATAGCGGGGTTGATGAGCGATGAGTCTGGTGAATATGTAAAGGAGAAGTTGGAGGATCTCCATGAAGCGGCAAGATCGTTAGGTTGCAAACTCCCATCTCCCTTTATGACCTTATCATTCCTTTCACTACCCGTGATTCCCGAGCTCAAGCTCACCGATAAAGGGCTTGTAGATGTTAATCGATTCGATTTCGTTGAGGTGCTCTTATGAAACTCCTAAGAATGACACCATTTATGACTCGAAAGTTATGCCAGATTATAGTCGATAAGATGTTAAAGGATAAGTTTTATCCGGATATAATAGTCGTACCATTGAGGGGAGGGGCTGTTATAGGCAGGTACCTCTCAGATATCCTCGATCAACCCAGAATCGCCACAATCGCCTGTGAATATTACACAGGCATAAATGAAACTGCCAAAGAGCCGAAGATCACCCAAAGGCTCTCTATATCTGTTAAGGATAAGGTTGTACTTCTGGCCGATGATGTCTCGGATAGGGGCGACACTTTACGTGTATGTTACGAATATATCAAGAAAAAGTCACCGAGGTCTTTAAAGACCGCCACACTATTTATCAAACCATGGAGTACCTTCATCCCCGATTACTACGCTGCCAAGACTCGGAAGTGGATCGTATTCTTAGGTGAGGAGTACGAGACTATTAGAAACCTCTACATTAAGAACGATCTTGAAACTTTAAGAAAGTACTTCTCTGAAAGGGAGATTCAAGATGCCCTGAATCTTTACAATTTGAAGGTCAAAACATTCGGTTAACTATGTAACTATCAATGTTAAGATATTAATTTTGATTTAACATAAATCCATATATGGTTCGATGGTGCATACCAATGTAGGAAGTTGATGCTGGAGCTCTCTTACGAAAAGCTTTTACAGAGATTGAGAAGTAAGATGGGGGAGGAGAAGCCCAAATCCAAAACGGCTCGTATAGAACTCCCTCAACCTCAGATAAGCTGGGTCGGGCGTAAAACGATCTTTCGAAACTTTATGGAATTTCCAAGGTTGATGAGGCGTGATCCGAATAAGGTCCTGATGTTTCTAGCTAAAGAGTTGGCGACCGCAGCATCCATCGATGGTGAAAGAGCCATATTCATCGGGCTCAAAGATCCCCAATCATTCTCAACCCTTCTAAATAGATATATGAAGGAGGCTGTGATCTGCCCCGTATGTAATAGCCCCGATACACATATAGAGAAGTCGAAGAGGCTTCAATTTTTGGTCTGTGAAGCGTGTGGTGCTAGATCTGTGCCGAAGATCGTGTGATAACGTTGGAAGCATCGGATAGATCCTTCGTGGCGAGAATCATTAGGTGGGATGGTGTGACCCTTGTGAATATCTGTGATAAGGAGTTGCTTGGAACGACTGTAAAGGGTAAAGGGATCGAAATGAATATTTCATACGAATATTTCAATGGCGAGCTGGTAAATGCACAGCAAGCGCTCGACCTTGTCCGTTCATCAAATATAGCGAACCTCGTCGGTGAACGTATAGTAAATAAGGTTTTGGAAGCTAACCTTGCATCGGAGAGGGCGGTCAAGAGGATCGGCTCGGTCTGCTTTCTTATGGTCTTTAAATTTACGTGCCGATAATTTCCAGTATCGATCTGAGGTAAGATAAGATTATATCCTTGATCTTACAAATAGAATTAAGGTGCCGTTCGATTGGGTAAGAGGAAGGTTCTGAGTGAGGAAGAGTTAAAGGAACTGGTACTACCTGCTGAAGGGGAGTTACTGGGGAGGGTCGTCAAACTCCTTGGTAGCGATCACGTCTTGGTCAAATGTACGGATGGTAAGAATAGAATAGGGAGGATCAGAGGCAAGCTGAAGAGGAGGATCTGGGTTAGAGATAACGATGTTGTATTGATCGCACCGTGGGACTTTAAGCCCGATGAACGTGGGGATATCATCTGGCGTTACACTCTGGCACAGGTGGACTGGCTCAAGGCCAATGGTTACTTACCTCCAGAGCTTTAAATCTACAAATTCGATGTGAATTTAATCGATGGAACTTTTGTAATTTTGTAAGTTTAATAATAAAGGAGAGGGAATTTATATATATTATATTTATATTAAGAGTTGTAGAGGATGAGAAATAGTATCATCTATGAGGAAAGGATAATTTCCAAATGGATGATAATCATATTAACCGTACCCATAGTTCTTCTTCTCTTCGTATTTTATCAACTATATAGAGAGGGTGTTGAAATTCAACAATTCTTCGGCTATTTTCTCTTAATCATACTAATACTTTTAGGGTTGGTGATGAACTTCAGCACTCTAATCGTCAGATTCACGACCCAATCGATCTCTGTCGGTTATGGAATATTGAAGTATAATATTGAATGGAAAGATATCGAAGATTGTTACTTAGATAAGACCCCAACGATCAAGTATGGGGGTTGGGGTATACGTATAGGGAAGGTTGAAGGAAGGTGGAGGCTCGTATTCAATGTTATAGGCAGTCCTCGAATCGTCCTATCATTAAAGAGGGGCAGATTCAAAGAGTTCGTATTTTCAACCAATGATCCACAGAAAGTGATGGGGATGGTGAAACAAAGGTTGGTAAAATAATGATGATCGTTACGGTTATCCTTTTTATTCTTACTAACCTTATTCATATATGCGCTGATTCAATTCACAATCTCCTAGATCCTTCGGATTTACTCTCATCATACTTTCAAATCCATGATCCTTATCATCACTTAAATATAACTTAAAGGAATTGAGGGGTGGAGATATGTCTGAATTCTTTGAGCAGCCCATCGATAAAAAGATGATGAAGCAGTTAGTGCATAAGATCGGTGCGCTGGAAAGGAGGGATAGATTCTTAAAGAAAGACCTTTCATCAGAGAGGGCGGCTTTAGAAGAGGTATTCGATAAATCCACATTGATGACCCTGTATAAATTGATGAATTCGAATATCTTCAGATACTTACATGGTGTTGTGGATGCTGGTAAGGAAGCGAGGATCTATAGAGGTGAGAGGGATGATGGCTCGAGTGTGGCTGTTAAAATATTTCTTGTTACTACAGCAGAATTCAAGAAAAGGCTCCCCTACATCTTAGGAGATCCGAGGTTCGATAAAGTGAAGAAAGGTACGAGGAATATCGTTGAGCTCTGGGCTCGAAAGGAGTATAAGAACCTCGTCACCGCTTTTAATTCTGGTATTAGAGTCCCCAGACCTATTGCGGTGATGAAGAACGTCCTCGTTATGGAGTTCATCGGTGAAAATGGCAACCCTGCCCCGCTTTTAAATGAAGTTCGAGTGAGTAAGGCTGATTATAAAAAGGTTATATCGATCATCAAGAATATGTATAGAAAGGCAAAACTTGTCCATGCCGATCTTTCTGAGTACAACATCTTTAAGTGGCGTAGAGAGTTGATAGTCTTCGATTTTGGATCGGCGGTCGATATCGGCCACCCTTCAGCCGATCAATTTCTTATGCGTGATATATCCAACATAAACCGATTCTTTATGAAGAGAGGGATCGATGTGGAGCCCGAAGATATCATCTTTAAGAGAGTGGTCGGTAATGAGCTTTGAAAAGGTTGTAAAGTTACCGATGGAGCGAATAGGTGTGTTGATAGGTAAAGGTGGTAAAGTAAAGGCGGAGATTGAGAAGAAGTGTGGTGTTAAACTAGAGGTCGATAGCAAGACGGGGGAGGTAGTGATCAAGAGCACTGGCGACCTTGCCGAGAGCTCCCCTCTGAAAGCCGTCGATATAGTGACGGCGATAGCGAGAGGCTTCTCACCAGTAAAGGCCTTCCGATTGATGGATGAAAATACAGTTCTTAACATAATCGATCTAAAAAATTACGCTGGCAAATCTAAAAGCAATCTACAGAGGATAAAAGGTAGGATCATCGGTTTGAATGGAAAAGCTAGAAGAGTCATCGAAGAGCTTACGGAAGCCAATATCTCCGTTTACGGCCACATGGTCGCAATCATAGGTGATGTCGATCAGGTCAAATCGGCTACAGATGCTGTAGTGATGCTAGCCACGGGGAGCCCTCACAAAGTTGTATACAATATGTTGCAAAGGCTTCGAACGAAGGCGAAGATGGATCGGTTTAAATTGTGGGAGGAGGGGTCCTTTGTCTAAATCCCGAATAGTGTATATGGAGATCTCCCCCAGTGAATTCTTCTATCGAAATAGAGACCTCGCTGGTTTCACAAACCCCTCACGAGCCCTCTACTCTACTGTAAGAGAATTGGTCGAAAACTCCCTTGATGCCTGTGAATTATTTCAAATACTCCCCGAAATCTACATCAGAATATCTGCCTTAGAGCAGAATAGCTCACAACCCGATCCTAAACCTTACGTGATCAAGGTGAAGGATAATGGTCCCGGTGTAGATCCCAAACATGTACCCAACGCCTTTGGCAAGATCTTCTTCGGTTCAAAGTTTCTCCTTCGCCAATCACGTGGAATATTCGGTATGGGTGGTACGATGGCTATACTCTACGGGCAGATCACTACGAATAAACCGGTAACGATATCTACATCTTCAGATGGCAAGACGGTTCATACCTTTGAACTCTTCATCAATATCCAAGATAATGAGCCTCAGATCGTGAGGAGGGCTGAACATCCAGCACATGGGGAGACCGGAACATCGGTTAAAATAACGTTAGAGGGT of Nitrososphaerales archaeon contains these proteins:
- the ade gene encoding adenine deaminase; translation: MCKSMFAISGKVVNVFDGEVRRETVYIKDERVFAVGDYSIKVDKVFDLSDYYLLPGFIDAHIHIESSMLTPTEFAKYALLHGTTCLVLEPHEIANVCGIKGIEFMLSSKAPFRFFFTAPSCVPATTMETSAFQIGVDEVKSLLKHPKCVGLGELMNYVGVIQNDPKVIEKIKAAKELHKVCDGHAPQLRGLDLCKYVGAGIQSDHECVNIKEASEKLKLGMYIMIREGSAAKNLESLIDLAKGTGGDRCMFVSDDIHVSELIEDGHLDRILRKAVSLGLDPIRSIKMVTINPARYFGLEGLGAIAPNHFADIVAVKDLKRFEVKAVFVNGTLVVDDGKLIYEFEHSSIPNEVLSTIRVRDFSIEDLKVRSGRRRDVRVIRVEANEIVTKGEVATLDAKDGFLIPDIDNDILPLIVFERHKMSGNIGKGFVSGFGLKSGALASTVAHDSHNIVCVGADYEDIGEAVKELRRVGGGLIAVNGGKVMAELKLPIAGLMSDESGEYVKEKLEDLHEAARSLGCKLPSPFMTLSFLSLPVIPELKLTDKGLVDVNRFDFVEVLL
- a CDS encoding phosphoribosyltransferase family protein, which gives rise to MKLLRMTPFMTRKLCQIIVDKMLKDKFYPDIIVVPLRGGAVIGRYLSDILDQPRIATIACEYYTGINETAKEPKITQRLSISVKDKVVLLADDVSDRGDTLRVCYEYIKKKSPRSLKTATLFIKPWSTFIPDYYAAKTRKWIVFLGEEYETIRNLYIKNDLETLRKYFSEREIQDALNLYNLKVKTFG
- a CDS encoding translation initiation factor IF-2 subunit beta encodes the protein MLELSYEKLLQRLRSKMGEEKPKSKTARIELPQPQISWVGRKTIFRNFMEFPRLMRRDPNKVLMFLAKELATAASIDGERAIFIGLKDPQSFSTLLNRYMKEAVICPVCNSPDTHIEKSKRLQFLVCEACGARSVPKIV
- a CDS encoding DUF424 family protein, whose protein sequence is MEASDRSFVARIIRWDGVTLVNICDKELLGTTVKGKGIEMNISYEYFNGELVNAQQALDLVRSSNIANLVGERIVNKVLEANLASERAVKRIGSVCFLMVFKFTCR
- the eif1A gene encoding translation initiation factor eIF-1A, encoding MGKRKVLSEEELKELVLPAEGELLGRVVKLLGSDHVLVKCTDGKNRIGRIRGKLKRRIWVRDNDVVLIAPWDFKPDERGDIIWRYTLAQVDWLKANGYLPPEL
- a CDS encoding serine protein kinase RIO; amino-acid sequence: MSEFFEQPIDKKMMKQLVHKIGALERRDRFLKKDLSSERAALEEVFDKSTLMTLYKLMNSNIFRYLHGVVDAGKEARIYRGERDDGSSVAVKIFLVTTAEFKKRLPYILGDPRFDKVKKGTRNIVELWARKEYKNLVTAFNSGIRVPRPIAVMKNVLVMEFIGENGNPAPLLNEVRVSKADYKKVISIIKNMYRKAKLVHADLSEYNIFKWRRELIVFDFGSAVDIGHPSADQFLMRDISNINRFFMKRGIDVEPEDIIFKRVVGNEL
- a CDS encoding KH domain-containing protein codes for the protein MSFEKVVKLPMERIGVLIGKGGKVKAEIEKKCGVKLEVDSKTGEVVIKSTGDLAESSPLKAVDIVTAIARGFSPVKAFRLMDENTVLNIIDLKNYAGKSKSNLQRIKGRIIGLNGKARRVIEELTEANISVYGHMVAIIGDVDQVKSATDAVVMLATGSPHKVVYNMLQRLRTKAKMDRFKLWEEGSFV